From a single Lentisphaera profundi genomic region:
- a CDS encoding prenyltransferase/squalene oxidase repeat-containing protein — translation MSDQEIPEDPFGILSPEELMEIQATYRKQKLKENLIGPVISTCMHVLLIFGASFFTGETKEANAQVEVTQKAEELVEEPPPPPPPPPPPPEPELVTETDTVDPEVTETVEVEDLSAEIEEVSDEPPAAEIMDDVEMMSDVKPSTSPLTSAKMFSARSPNAKATALRKYGGSKAAQQTLLKALDWLAKNQKPDGSWGNSGVTGLALLAYLAHGETPKSQRYGKTVGKAIQWLCSKSPGANLVYAPKFDDKVRIAGIEQVAEEALGFYAAGPATGTGDVKVSHGYPHAIKVYALAEAYTMTGNYSIERPLKAFAKILIKGQKNEGDFDYNYKKGPRWDNSISFWNYQALKALKSTGLDFDGLDAAVVKSVARMKVMAKYHFPYSGTSAPKGGRGNAGLAAAGALCLQLLGEAKGDSNVDNIMDRIQKEGIDQLGYEEYKGRHGMYAWYYQTFAMFQHGGKHWREWNAKFQKVLMKNQHPEGYWAHELSWGGGKNLGSKAYQTSLSALMLTVYYRYLPSTSVKKSSTKKSSTQKKKEKEASSGEETIDIF, via the coding sequence ATGTCTGATCAAGAAATACCGGAAGATCCGTTTGGAATCTTAAGCCCGGAAGAATTGATGGAAATTCAGGCGACTTACCGAAAGCAAAAACTCAAAGAGAATTTGATCGGACCTGTTATTTCTACCTGTATGCACGTACTACTTATCTTTGGAGCTTCCTTTTTTACAGGTGAAACTAAAGAAGCCAATGCACAAGTAGAAGTAACCCAGAAAGCGGAAGAATTAGTAGAAGAGCCCCCGCCACCCCCACCACCCCCGCCACCTCCACCAGAGCCGGAATTGGTGACTGAGACGGATACAGTGGATCCAGAAGTTACCGAGACAGTAGAAGTAGAAGATTTATCTGCGGAAATTGAAGAAGTAAGTGATGAACCACCTGCTGCAGAAATCATGGATGATGTCGAAATGATGTCTGATGTAAAACCCTCAACATCTCCTTTAACGTCAGCAAAAATGTTTAGTGCGCGTTCACCAAATGCAAAAGCAACTGCCTTACGTAAGTATGGTGGATCTAAAGCGGCTCAACAGACTTTATTAAAAGCCTTGGATTGGCTTGCTAAAAATCAGAAACCAGATGGCTCTTGGGGTAATAGTGGGGTGACAGGCTTGGCTTTACTCGCTTATTTAGCTCATGGTGAAACACCTAAGTCACAGCGTTATGGTAAAACAGTAGGTAAGGCCATTCAGTGGCTCTGTAGTAAAAGTCCTGGAGCAAACCTCGTTTATGCACCGAAATTTGATGACAAAGTTCGTATTGCTGGTATAGAGCAAGTAGCAGAAGAGGCCTTAGGCTTTTATGCAGCAGGCCCTGCAACAGGAACTGGAGATGTAAAAGTGTCTCATGGTTATCCCCATGCTATTAAAGTTTATGCTTTAGCGGAAGCTTACACCATGACCGGTAACTATAGTATAGAGCGTCCTCTTAAGGCTTTTGCAAAAATACTTATTAAGGGCCAGAAAAATGAAGGCGATTTTGACTATAACTATAAAAAAGGTCCACGTTGGGATAATTCGATTTCCTTTTGGAATTATCAAGCTTTAAAAGCTTTGAAATCAACTGGTCTTGATTTTGATGGTCTTGACGCAGCAGTGGTAAAATCGGTGGCGCGAATGAAAGTTATGGCTAAATATCACTTTCCTTATTCTGGTACATCGGCACCTAAAGGCGGCCGTGGTAATGCAGGTTTAGCGGCTGCAGGTGCTTTATGTCTTCAACTTTTAGGTGAGGCGAAAGGCGATTCTAATGTTGATAATATAATGGATCGTATACAAAAAGAAGGTATCGATCAATTAGGCTATGAAGAGTATAAGGGCCGGCATGGTATGTATGCTTGGTATTATCAAACTTTTGCTATGTTTCAGCATGGAGGCAAGCACTGGAGGGAATGGAATGCTAAATTTCAAAAAGTCCTAATGAAAAATCAACATCCAGAAGGCTATTGGGCACATGAGCTTTCTTGGGGTGGCGGAAAGAACTTAGGCAGTAAAGCTTACCAGACTTCTTTGTCGGCATTAATGCTCACAGTTTATTATCGCTACCTGCCATCAACATCAGTGAAAAAATCATCAACTAAAAAATCTTCAACGCAGAAAAAGAAAGAAAAAGAAGCAAGTAGTGGTGAAGAGACCATAGATATCTTCTAA
- a CDS encoding prenyltransferase/squalene oxidase repeat-containing protein, whose protein sequence is MSDQEIPEDPFGILSPEELMEIQATYRKQKLKENLIGPVISTCMHVLLIFGASFFTGETKEANAQVEVTQKAEELVEEPPPPPPPPPPPPEPELVTETDTVDPEVTETVEVEDLSAEIEEVSDEPPAAEIMDDVEMMSDVKPSTSPLTSAKMFSARSPNAKATALRKYGGSQAAQQSLLKALDWLAKNQSPDGSWGGSGVTGLALLAYLAHGETPKSQRYGKTVGKAIQWLCSKSPGANLVYSPKLNDKVRIAGIEQVTQEALGFYAAGPASGTGDVKVSHGYPHAIKVYALAEAYTMTGNYSIERPLKAFAKLLIKGQKNEGDFDYNYKKGPRWDNSIAFWNYQALKALKSTGLDFDGLDAAVEKSIPRMKLMAKFQFPYSGTSTPKGGRGNAGLAAAGALCLQLLGAAKGDSNVDKIMDRIQKEGVAQLDWDNSPKKWVMYAWYYQTFAMFQHGGKHWRDWNAKFQKVLMKNQHPEGYWAHELAWSGGKNTQGKAYQTALASLMLTVYYRYLPSTSVKKSATKSATQKKKEKEASSGEETIDIF, encoded by the coding sequence ATGTCTGATCAAGAAATACCGGAAGATCCGTTTGGAATCTTAAGCCCGGAAGAATTGATGGAGATTCAGGCGACTTACCGAAAGCAAAAACTCAAAGAGAATTTGATCGGCCCTGTAATTTCTACATGTATGCACGTACTACTTATTTTTGGAGCTTCCTTTTTTACAGGTGAAACGAAAGAAGCCAATGCACAAGTAGAAGTAACCCAGAAAGCGGAAGAATTAGTAGAAGAGCCGCCACCACCCCCGCCGCCGCCACCACCCCCGCCAGAACCGGAATTGGTGACTGAGACGGATACAGTAGATCCAGAAGTTACAGAGACAGTAGAAGTAGAAGATTTATCTGCGGAAATTGAAGAAGTAAGTGATGAGCCACCTGCGGCAGAAATCATGGATGATGTCGAAATGATGTCTGATGTAAAACCTTCGACATCTCCTTTAACATCAGCAAAAATGTTTAGTGCGCGTTCACCAAATGCAAAAGCTACAGCCTTACGCAAGTATGGTGGATCTCAAGCTGCTCAGCAAAGTTTACTGAAAGCCTTGGATTGGCTTGCTAAAAACCAAAGTCCTGATGGTTCTTGGGGCGGTAGTGGAGTGACAGGTTTGGCTTTATTGGCGTATTTAGCTCATGGTGAAACACCAAAATCCCAGCGTTATGGTAAAACGGTAGGTAAAGCAATTCAGTGGCTCTGTAGTAAAAGTCCTGGTGCTAACCTCGTTTATTCTCCTAAACTGAATGATAAAGTTCGTATAGCAGGAATTGAGCAAGTGACTCAGGAAGCCTTAGGCTTTTATGCTGCTGGACCTGCATCAGGAACTGGAGATGTGAAAGTTTCTCATGGTTATCCCCATGCGATTAAAGTTTACGCTTTAGCCGAAGCTTATACAATGACAGGTAATTATAGTATAGAACGTCCACTCAAGGCATTTGCAAAATTACTTATTAAAGGCCAAAAAAATGAAGGCGATTTTGACTATAACTACAAAAAAGGTCCTCGTTGGGATAACTCAATCGCATTTTGGAATTACCAAGCTTTAAAAGCTTTGAAATCTACGGGTCTTGATTTTGATGGCCTTGACGCGGCAGTTGAAAAATCGATTCCTCGAATGAAGCTTATGGCTAAATTTCAGTTTCCCTATTCTGGGACATCGACTCCAAAAGGTGGTCGAGGAAATGCAGGTTTAGCTGCTGCGGGAGCACTCTGTCTTCAGCTTTTAGGAGCAGCAAAAGGCGATAGTAATGTTGATAAAATTATGGATCGCATTCAAAAAGAAGGAGTGGCTCAATTAGATTGGGATAATTCTCCTAAGAAATGGGTGATGTATGCTTGGTATTACCAAACTTTTGCAATGTTTCAACATGGTGGTAAGCATTGGAGAGATTGGAATGCTAAATTTCAAAAAGTACTCATGAAAAATCAGCATCCAGAAGGTTATTGGGCACATGAATTAGCATGGTCTGGAGGTAAGAATACTCAAGGGAAAGCGTATCAAACAGCTTTAGCATCATTGATGTTAACGGTTTATTATCGTTACTTACCTTCTACATCCGTTAAAAAATCAGCTACGAAATCAGCCACGCAGAAAAAGAAAGAAAAAGAAGCTAGTAGTGGTGAAGAGACTATAGATATCTTCTAG
- a CDS encoding superoxide dismutase [Ni] produces MLVKKLLTAGIIAFTTVTLSQTAQAHCEVPCGIYDDGARIIQMLEDAKTVEKATKMMNELAGKTDAQSANQMTRWVVNKEAHAQKVITTISDYFLTQRVKSSQKDYTDRLVKHHSVIVAAMKAKQNADGKYATALTKAIMDLVPFYHVHLEHSH; encoded by the coding sequence ATGTTAGTCAAAAAACTACTCACGGCAGGCATTATTGCTTTTACCACTGTAACTCTAAGCCAAACGGCTCAAGCTCACTGCGAAGTCCCCTGCGGAATTTATGACGATGGTGCACGTATAATCCAAATGCTTGAAGATGCAAAAACAGTTGAAAAAGCTACTAAAATGATGAATGAATTAGCGGGTAAAACTGACGCTCAATCGGCCAATCAAATGACTCGTTGGGTTGTCAACAAAGAGGCTCATGCTCAAAAAGTAATCACTACGATTAGCGATTACTTCCTTACTCAACGAGTGAAGTCTAGTCAAAAAGATTACACCGATCGCTTAGTAAAACATCACAGCGTTATCGTTGCCGCTATGAAAGCCAAGCAAAATGCTGACGGCAAATACGCCACTGCACTCACAAAAGCGATTATGGATCTCGTCCCATTCTACCACGTTCACCTCGAACACAGTCATTAA
- a CDS encoding DUF2786 domain-containing protein: protein MSNIHDKQDSYRAWYLRLRQCASQTLQVYTLECPTISISPDLSKTLGKWIHSKNEICLAEDIFIHFPWSQVILIFKHELAHMIADLVYDGQNESAHGESFQRVCTELNISAEASMRSPQKQSSLNDKINKLLALSKSSNSHEAQTAASKAQELTDKYNLTPHKHEFSFRSIGSGFKRCPLWHSQIINICSRYFYVKALKNYSSLEKLYFFEIYGEVQNLDTAEYIYNFLYHQGQELWFQNKQAGQRRESFLLGLYEGFQERFKANKNASENSLIHLRNPALQSFFDKLNPRTRPVSYRYKADQSLYQKGKLIGQQLNAPKALKIKKAQKRLN from the coding sequence ATGTCAAATATACATGATAAGCAAGACTCATACAGGGCCTGGTACCTGCGCCTCAGGCAATGCGCCTCCCAAACACTCCAAGTTTACACACTCGAGTGTCCGACTATCAGCATTTCTCCCGATCTTTCCAAAACTCTCGGAAAGTGGATACACTCAAAAAATGAAATCTGCTTAGCAGAAGACATATTTATTCACTTCCCTTGGTCGCAGGTGATTTTAATTTTCAAACATGAATTAGCCCACATGATTGCCGATTTAGTTTATGATGGACAAAATGAAAGCGCTCATGGTGAGTCTTTCCAACGCGTCTGTACTGAACTAAATATCTCCGCTGAAGCAAGTATGCGAAGTCCGCAAAAACAATCGTCTCTAAATGATAAAATCAATAAGCTTCTTGCTCTATCAAAATCCAGTAACTCTCATGAAGCTCAAACTGCCGCTAGTAAAGCTCAAGAACTCACCGACAAATACAATTTAACTCCCCATAAGCATGAATTCTCTTTTCGCTCGATTGGTTCAGGTTTTAAACGCTGCCCACTCTGGCATAGTCAAATTATCAACATTTGCTCGCGTTATTTTTATGTAAAAGCTTTGAAGAATTATTCATCTCTTGAAAAACTCTATTTTTTCGAAATCTATGGTGAAGTACAAAATCTTGATACGGCTGAATATATCTATAATTTCCTTTACCACCAAGGCCAAGAATTATGGTTCCAAAATAAACAAGCCGGTCAGCGCAGAGAATCTTTTTTGCTAGGACTCTATGAAGGATTCCAGGAACGCTTCAAAGCCAATAAAAACGCAAGTGAAAATTCACTCATCCACCTACGTAATCCTGCCTTACAGTCTTTTTTTGATAAACTAAATCCTCGTACTCGCCCTGTCTCCTATCGCTACAAAGCAGACCAAAGCTTATATCAGAAAGGAAAACTCATCGGCCAACAACTCAATGCTCCTAAAGCATTAAAGATTAAAAAAGCCCAAAAACGACTTAATTAA
- a CDS encoding TIGR00645 family protein: MLKKVEHAFERFLFASRWLLAPFYIGLVVGLALLLFKFAKEVCHLVTIVGSITKPDLIISVLTLIDISLIANLLVIIIFSAYESFVSKIDVVVDEDKPGWMGKVGFGQLKIKLIGSIVAISSIELLKVFMREGALDPEEVRYKIAMHITFVFSGLMMAIMDWLSSKKD; encoded by the coding sequence ATGTTAAAAAAAGTTGAGCACGCCTTTGAAAGATTTCTTTTTGCCAGTCGTTGGCTTTTGGCGCCATTTTATATCGGTTTAGTCGTTGGCTTGGCCTTATTGCTTTTTAAATTTGCAAAAGAAGTCTGTCACCTGGTTACCATTGTAGGTAGTATCACAAAGCCCGATTTAATTATTTCGGTATTGACTCTGATTGATATATCATTGATTGCGAATCTTTTGGTGATTATCATATTCAGTGCCTATGAAAGTTTTGTTTCTAAAATTGATGTAGTGGTAGATGAAGATAAACCCGGCTGGATGGGGAAAGTGGGTTTTGGACAGTTGAAAATAAAACTGATTGGTTCAATTGTGGCAATTTCATCAATTGAGTTATTAAAAGTTTTCATGCGCGAAGGAGCTTTAGACCCTGAAGAAGTTCGCTATAAAATTGCGATGCATATCACCTTTGTATTCTCTGGTCTAATGATGGCGATTATGGATTGGCTCTCATCAAAAAAGGATTAA
- the tmk gene encoding dTMP kinase → MDCSRFIVIEGSEGAGKSTAIKLIKEILEKQGQKVVLAREPGGTPMAEDLRTVVKSASLEEKVDPRTELLIMYAARVQLVENVIRPALERGEWLVCDRFFYSTWAYQGGGRELGLDLIKPIHDICLADINPGLTIFMDLDPELGLERARGRGALDRFELEQIDFFHRTRAMYSQLCEQRKEMRKLDASQSMEMVHQDLTSLVQPYVEGLI, encoded by the coding sequence ATGGATTGTTCACGTTTTATCGTCATCGAAGGAAGTGAAGGTGCAGGTAAAAGCACCGCCATCAAATTGATTAAAGAAATTTTGGAAAAACAAGGGCAAAAAGTAGTCTTGGCAAGAGAGCCAGGAGGCACGCCAATGGCAGAAGATTTGCGCACGGTGGTAAAATCCGCTTCCTTAGAAGAAAAAGTTGATCCTAGAACAGAACTTTTGATTATGTACGCCGCTCGAGTGCAATTGGTCGAGAATGTTATTAGGCCAGCCTTAGAAAGAGGTGAATGGCTTGTGTGCGATCGTTTCTTTTATTCAACCTGGGCTTATCAGGGTGGAGGTCGTGAACTGGGTTTAGATTTAATAAAGCCCATTCACGATATTTGTTTAGCGGATATCAATCCAGGACTGACAATTTTCATGGACTTGGATCCTGAGTTGGGCTTAGAGCGTGCTCGAGGCCGTGGCGCCTTAGATCGTTTTGAGTTGGAACAAATTGATTTCTTTCACCGGACACGTGCCATGTATAGTCAGCTTTGCGAACAACGCAAAGAGATGAGGAAACTTGATGCCTCACAAAGTATGGAAATGGTTCATCAGGATTTAACTAGTCTTGTACAGCCTTATGTTGAAGGACTGATTTAA
- a CDS encoding DUF2490 domain-containing protein, whose product MERFKYNYHFRIISFALCWVFSLLSLSAKEDLQSWNPVQFNYNIDDTWSVSMQSELRLGGGINEYTQQVLKPGVHYRIDDVWTVSLGYKYIIKNHDGDEQDLWQELTYHWDLGKLKGAHQFRMEERFLDDVGGVIPRARFLSHFSYPMAETDWHYVGSGAIRFNLDDKGEGPVEGFEQTRFFAGLSHPIGERSKVEFGYLWRYEQEREGPSVSDHAIHIMWVFNFGHERVPKPKPAKHYR is encoded by the coding sequence GTGGAGCGTTTTAAATACAATTATCATTTTCGTATCATTAGCTTTGCCTTGTGCTGGGTTTTTTCTTTATTAAGTCTATCTGCAAAGGAAGATCTTCAGTCCTGGAATCCTGTTCAGTTTAATTACAATATAGATGATACTTGGTCAGTTTCTATGCAATCTGAGTTGAGACTAGGTGGTGGTATTAACGAATATACTCAGCAAGTTCTAAAGCCAGGAGTGCATTATCGAATTGATGACGTATGGACAGTGTCCTTGGGTTACAAATATATCATCAAAAATCATGATGGTGATGAGCAAGACCTTTGGCAGGAATTAACCTATCACTGGGACTTGGGCAAACTCAAAGGAGCTCATCAATTTCGTATGGAAGAGCGTTTTCTTGATGATGTGGGGGGAGTTATTCCGAGAGCACGTTTTTTGAGTCATTTCTCTTATCCAATGGCTGAGACAGATTGGCATTATGTAGGGTCCGGAGCTATTCGTTTTAATTTAGATGACAAAGGAGAGGGGCCTGTTGAAGGTTTTGAACAGACGCGCTTCTTTGCCGGCTTATCCCATCCAATTGGTGAACGATCTAAAGTTGAATTTGGCTATCTATGGCGCTATGAACAGGAGCGAGAAGGTCCCAGTGTGAGTGACCACGCGATACATATTATGTGGGTGTTTAATTTTGGGCATGAAAGGGTTCCAAAACCTAAGCCAGCAAAACATTATCGTTAA
- a CDS encoding RpiB/LacA/LacB family sugar-phosphate isomerase has protein sequence MKISIASDHAGFEFNEKLKDYLESQGHEIKSFGCSNLDSCDYPDFGIPAAKTVSDGEADRAILVCNNGIGMSMLANKLNGVLGALVYSEETARMTRQHHGSNVLCLGAAQFSEDELMSFIKVWMETDFEGGRHGRRIGKVTALES, from the coding sequence GTGAAAATATCTATTGCGTCGGATCATGCAGGTTTTGAATTCAATGAAAAACTTAAAGATTACTTAGAATCTCAGGGGCATGAAATTAAGAGTTTTGGTTGTTCAAATTTAGATAGTTGTGACTACCCAGATTTTGGTATTCCTGCAGCGAAAACTGTTTCTGATGGTGAAGCTGATCGTGCTATTTTAGTTTGTAATAATGGTATTGGTATGAGTATGCTAGCGAATAAACTCAATGGCGTTTTAGGTGCACTCGTCTATTCTGAAGAGACTGCGCGTATGACTCGTCAGCATCATGGATCAAATGTACTTTGTTTAGGTGCGGCTCAATTCAGTGAAGATGAATTGATGTCATTTATCAAAGTGTGGATGGAAACTGATTTCGAAGGTGGTCGTCACGGTCGTAGAATTGGTAAAGTCACAGCTTTAGAGTCTTAG
- a CDS encoding YdcF family protein encodes MFFIKKAVIFFINPLVLFIIALGVSFYLWKKKGQKDKAYKIALLSSVFLLLLSFPPISHLIARPLEMQYAPSSDHDDAEFIAVLGSGHSSESTWPNTIKLSRTARSRLMEGLRQAQLNPQAKFIFFGFGINGKEAHGEIMSQAAAELGVDPENIIFSIEPRDTNEEALFAKEVCGDQKMLLVTDATHTPRAMTLFKSHGLNVFACPANYESYGGAWFVPMPSAEALELSRKSIYEYVGLIWVKLRTK; translated from the coding sequence GTGTTTTTTATAAAAAAAGCTGTCATTTTTTTTATTAACCCCCTCGTGTTATTTATCATAGCCCTTGGGGTTTCTTTTTATCTCTGGAAGAAGAAAGGCCAGAAGGATAAAGCTTACAAAATTGCTTTGTTGAGTTCAGTTTTTTTACTGCTGTTAAGTTTCCCTCCTATCAGTCATCTCATTGCAAGACCGCTTGAAATGCAGTATGCGCCAAGTTCGGATCATGATGACGCGGAATTCATTGCAGTCTTGGGTTCAGGGCATAGTTCTGAGTCGACTTGGCCAAATACAATAAAATTGAGCCGTACCGCGAGGTCGCGCTTAATGGAAGGATTGAGGCAAGCTCAATTGAATCCTCAAGCTAAATTCATTTTTTTTGGTTTTGGCATTAATGGCAAAGAAGCGCATGGTGAGATTATGAGTCAGGCTGCTGCGGAATTAGGCGTAGATCCCGAAAATATAATTTTTTCAATCGAACCTAGAGACACCAATGAAGAAGCTTTGTTTGCGAAAGAAGTTTGCGGCGACCAAAAAATGTTGCTTGTTACAGATGCCACTCATACACCACGAGCGATGACTTTATTTAAAAGCCATGGCTTAAATGTTTTTGCCTGCCCCGCAAATTATGAATCTTATGGTGGCGCTTGGTTTGTGCCGATGCCGAGCGCAGAAGCCCTGGAGTTGAGTCGTAAATCAATTTATGAATATGTGGGTCTGATTTGGGTTAAGTTGAGAACTAAATAA
- the cysE gene encoding serine O-acetyltransferase: protein MNSEFWQQILLQAEKMKSNEPRLAKLVDEAILSKSNLAGIITVRLAERLGEKHLTALDLEQIFTDLYEADEFLAGAAEIDLKVICDRDPACNCYVIPLLYYKGFQALQASRLAHVLWKQGRKSLAFHIQSRNSEAFGVDIHPGAQFGTGILLDHASSFVAGETAVVGNDVSILHEVTLGGSGKECGDRHPKVGHGVLIGAGAKLLGNIKIGDGAKIGAGSVVLDDVPAHTTVVGVPARPVGRPQHQNPSKYMDHHVD, encoded by the coding sequence ATGAATAGTGAATTTTGGCAGCAAATTCTACTTCAGGCAGAGAAGATGAAAAGCAATGAGCCGCGCTTAGCCAAGCTCGTAGATGAAGCCATTTTATCGAAGTCGAATTTAGCGGGAATTATTACGGTACGTTTAGCCGAACGCTTAGGTGAAAAACATTTAACGGCGCTTGATCTTGAGCAAATTTTCACAGACTTATATGAAGCGGATGAATTTTTAGCAGGTGCGGCAGAGATTGACCTTAAGGTGATTTGTGATCGTGACCCTGCGTGTAATTGTTATGTAATTCCGCTCTTATACTATAAAGGTTTTCAAGCACTGCAAGCCTCGCGCTTGGCACATGTTTTATGGAAGCAAGGGCGAAAAAGTTTAGCTTTTCATATTCAGTCTCGCAATTCAGAAGCCTTTGGAGTCGATATTCACCCTGGCGCTCAATTTGGCACAGGTATTTTACTTGATCACGCCTCGTCTTTTGTCGCAGGTGAAACGGCGGTAGTAGGAAATGATGTTTCCATTTTACACGAAGTGACTTTAGGCGGTTCAGGTAAAGAATGTGGAGATCGCCATCCGAAAGTAGGCCATGGTGTCTTGATTGGTGCGGGAGCCAAATTATTAGGTAATATCAAGATTGGGGATGGAGCCAAGATTGGAGCTGGAAGTGTGGTGCTTGATGATGTTCCGGCTCATACTACGGTGGTAGGGGTACCTGCCAGGCCAGTAGGCAGACCTCAACATCAGAACCCTTCTAAGTACATGGATCATCATGTTGATTAA
- the gap gene encoding type I glyceraldehyde-3-phosphate dehydrogenase produces the protein MAIKVGINGFGRIGRNVFRAAAKRDDIQIVGINDLLDVDYLAYMLKYDSVHGRFDGDVQVVDGKLVVNGKEVRVSAERNPEDLKWGDINAEVVVESTGFFLTDETARGHITAGAKKVVLSAPSKDATPMFVYGVNTEKYAGQDIVSNASCTTNCLAPIAKVLNDKFGIKRGLMTTVHAATATQKTVDGPSAKDWRGGRGILENIIPSSTGAAKAVGKVLPELNGKLTGMAFRVPTSDVSCVDLTVELEKGASYADICAEMKRASENELAGVLGYTEDAVVATDFRGCELTSIFDATAGIALDDTFVKLVSWYDNEMGYSNKVLDLITVITA, from the coding sequence ATGGCAATTAAAGTCGGTATTAATGGTTTCGGACGTATTGGAAGAAACGTCTTTCGCGCAGCAGCAAAACGTGACGATATTCAAATTGTAGGTATTAACGATCTTCTTGACGTAGACTACCTCGCATACATGCTTAAATATGACTCTGTACATGGTCGTTTCGACGGTGATGTTCAAGTAGTTGACGGTAAACTAGTTGTAAACGGTAAAGAAGTACGCGTTTCAGCTGAGCGTAACCCTGAAGATCTTAAATGGGGCGACATCAACGCTGAAGTTGTTGTTGAATCTACTGGTTTCTTCCTTACTGACGAAACTGCTCGTGGTCACATCACTGCTGGCGCAAAGAAAGTTGTTCTTTCTGCACCTTCAAAAGATGCTACGCCAATGTTCGTATACGGTGTGAACACTGAAAAATATGCTGGTCAAGACATCGTTTCTAACGCTTCTTGTACTACAAACTGTCTCGCTCCTATCGCTAAAGTCCTCAACGACAAGTTCGGTATCAAACGTGGTCTTATGACTACTGTTCACGCTGCAACTGCGACACAAAAAACTGTTGACGGTCCTTCTGCTAAAGATTGGCGTGGTGGTCGTGGTATTCTTGAGAATATCATCCCTTCCTCAACTGGTGCTGCTAAAGCAGTAGGCAAAGTTCTTCCTGAGCTTAACGGTAAACTTACTGGTATGGCTTTCCGCGTACCAACTTCTGATGTTTCTTGTGTTGACCTTACGGTTGAACTCGAAAAAGGTGCTTCTTACGCAGATATCTGTGCTGAGATGAAGCGTGCTTCTGAAAACGAGCTTGCTGGTGTTCTTGGTTACACTGAAGATGCAGTAGTTGCTACTGATTTCCGTGGTTGTGAGCTTACATCAATTTTTGATGCTACAGCTGGTATTGCACTTGATGACACATTCGTTAAACTCGTATCTTGGTACGACAACGAAATGGGTTACTCAAACAAAGTACTTGACCTTATCACAGTTATCACTGCCTAA
- a CDS encoding phosphoribosyl-ATP diphosphatase, translated as MKTFEGLFEELKKKAEAGDPNSGTVKELNKGTHFIGKKIVEEAAEVWMAAKFETDDDTALEISQLLYHLQVMMIDQKLTLEDVYKKL; from the coding sequence ATGAAAACTTTTGAAGGACTCTTTGAAGAGCTTAAGAAAAAAGCTGAAGCAGGCGATCCAAATTCTGGAACTGTTAAGGAACTCAATAAAGGAACACACTTTATTGGCAAGAAAATTGTTGAAGAGGCAGCTGAAGTATGGATGGCGGCTAAATTTGAAACTGATGATGATACAGCCTTAGAAATATCTCAACTTCTTTATCATCTTCAAGTGATGATGATTGATCAAAAATTGACTTTAGAAGATGTTTACAAAAAGCTTTAG